Proteins from one Streptomyces caniferus genomic window:
- a CDS encoding TetR/AcrR family transcriptional regulator — protein MAERTESNQPAAAEPQPARGRPRDAGRDRALLEATVAVLQESGYGRLTTAAVAKRAGVSTATLYRRWRSKEDLVVGTAVRWASDLGPQPDTGSLEGDLATLLRDKAETLEGPGGRLLHVLIGEAAHNEALARVLDTAIIQPVRDRAAAVVRRAVARGDIPPLQDAHVLADLVVGSMVSRLFLTPDAAHPGPADGPSSGEAAIRELLPFLLRAVGAQPG, from the coding sequence GTGGCCGAACGCACCGAGAGCAACCAGCCCGCAGCCGCCGAGCCGCAGCCCGCCCGTGGCCGGCCGCGGGACGCCGGACGCGACCGGGCGCTGCTGGAGGCCACCGTGGCGGTCCTCCAGGAGAGCGGCTACGGCCGTCTGACCACCGCGGCCGTCGCCAAGCGGGCCGGGGTGTCCACCGCGACCCTCTACCGCCGCTGGCGCTCCAAGGAGGACCTGGTCGTGGGCACCGCCGTCCGCTGGGCGAGCGACCTCGGCCCCCAGCCGGACACCGGCAGCCTCGAAGGCGACCTGGCCACCCTGCTGCGGGACAAGGCCGAAACCCTGGAGGGCCCCGGCGGCCGGCTGCTGCACGTCCTGATCGGCGAGGCCGCGCACAACGAGGCGCTGGCCCGCGTCCTGGACACCGCGATCATCCAGCCGGTGCGCGACCGCGCCGCCGCCGTGGTGCGCCGCGCGGTCGCCCGCGGCGACATCCCCCCGCTCCAGGACGCGCATGTGCTGGCCGACCTGGTCGTCGGCTCGATGGTCAGCCGCCTCTTCCTGACCCCCGACGCGGCACACCCGGGCCCGGCGGACGGCCCCTCGTCCGGCGAGGCGGCAATCCGCGAACTCCTCCCGTTCCTGCTGCGCGCGGTCGGGGCGCAGCCCGGCTGA
- a CDS encoding aldehyde dehydrogenase family protein codes for MAPQTLTTDLDAAAVADRLRRTFATRRTTTPDWRRDQLTALRSLLTGHSDELLGALAADLGKGPEEAYRTEIGFTLHEIDHTLARLDEWLAPRPAELPDRLLPATAQVVREPLGVVLVIAPWNYPLQLALTPLVGALAAGNCAVVKPSELAPATSAALARLLPRYLDGEAVAVVEGAVPETTALLAERFDHIFYTGNGTVGRIVMAAAARHLTPVTLELGGKSPVVLDPGTDLAAAARRIVTGKFLNAGQTCVAPDYVLAIGDTARAVEPHLAEAVHEVYGADPSGAGEYGRIVNERHFDRLTALLGSGRTVVGGAHDRVTRYLAPTVLADVAPDAPVMQEEIFGPILPIVPVPDLDAAIAFVNGRDKPLALYAFTASEATKHRLLTETSSGALTFGLPVAHLTAPGLPFGGVGESGTGRYHGEYSFDTFSHSKAVLDKPLG; via the coding sequence ATGGCACCGCAGACCCTCACCACAGACCTGGACGCCGCCGCCGTCGCCGACCGGCTCCGCCGCACCTTCGCCACCCGCCGCACCACCACCCCGGACTGGCGGCGCGACCAGCTGACCGCCCTGCGCAGCCTGCTCACCGGCCACAGCGACGAGCTGCTCGGCGCGCTCGCCGCCGACCTCGGCAAGGGCCCCGAGGAGGCGTACCGCACCGAGATCGGGTTCACCCTCCACGAGATCGACCACACCCTGGCCCGCCTCGACGAGTGGCTGGCGCCCCGGCCCGCCGAGCTGCCCGACCGGCTGCTCCCGGCGACCGCCCAGGTGGTCCGCGAGCCGCTCGGCGTCGTGCTGGTGATCGCACCCTGGAACTATCCGCTGCAACTCGCGCTCACCCCGCTGGTCGGCGCGCTGGCCGCGGGCAACTGCGCCGTCGTCAAGCCGAGCGAACTCGCCCCCGCGACCTCGGCCGCCCTCGCCCGGCTGCTGCCGCGCTACCTGGACGGCGAGGCGGTGGCCGTCGTCGAGGGCGCCGTACCGGAGACCACCGCCCTGCTGGCCGAGCGCTTCGACCACATCTTCTACACCGGCAACGGGACCGTCGGCCGGATCGTCATGGCGGCCGCCGCGCGCCATCTCACTCCCGTCACCCTGGAGTTGGGCGGCAAGAGCCCGGTCGTCCTCGACCCCGGCACGGATCTGGCAGCGGCGGCCCGGCGGATCGTGACCGGCAAGTTCCTCAACGCCGGCCAGACGTGTGTGGCGCCCGACTACGTCCTGGCGATCGGCGACACCGCCCGTGCCGTCGAGCCGCACCTCGCCGAGGCGGTGCACGAGGTCTACGGAGCCGATCCGTCCGGCGCCGGCGAGTACGGACGGATCGTCAACGAGCGGCACTTCGACCGGCTCACCGCCCTTCTCGGCAGCGGCCGCACGGTCGTCGGCGGCGCGCACGACCGCGTCACGCGCTACCTCGCGCCCACCGTCCTCGCCGATGTCGCCCCCGACGCACCGGTGATGCAGGAGGAGATCTTCGGCCCGATCCTGCCGATCGTGCCGGTGCCCGACCTGGACGCGGCGATCGCCTTCGTCAACGGGCGCGACAAGCCGCTGGCGCTCTATGCGTTCACCGCCTCCGAGGCCACCAAGCACCGGCTGCTGACCGAGACCTCCTCGGGCGCGCTCACCTTCGGGCTGCCGGTCGCCCATCTCACCGCGCCCGGCCTGCCGTTCGGCGGGGTCGGCGAGAGCGGGACGGGGCGCTACCACGGCGAGTACTCCTTCGACACCTTCAGCCACAGCAAGGCGGTGCTCGACAAGCCGCTGGGGTGA
- a CDS encoding DUF5107 domain-containing protein: MVTRVRRTTLTLPTAPLGPDNPLPALRDGQDGHRIEIPRDAGLPADMARQIGRAPLRSILPTRMRDGYGRTRRAVDHEALVIENDRLRATVLPGLGGRVHSLHHKPTGRELLYRNPVCQPAAFALNGAWFSGGIEWNIGAPGHTTLSCDPLHAARVPAPDGGEMLRLWEWERLRDLAFQVDLWLPDGSDFLHVGVRIRNPHHRTVPVYWWSNTAVPEGERTRVLAPADEAWHFGYERSLRRVPVPDADGVDRTYPLRSEFPADYFYEVPDGARRWIASLDADGRGLVQTSTDTLRGRKLFLWGAGRGGRRWQQWLTEPGTGGYAEIQAGLARTQLEHVPLDAGGEFTWLEAYGPLAADPATVHGADWGAAREEAAARLQAALPRADVDAAYEAWLPCADQEPKESLATGSGWGALESARAGLDLPGTPFSAATLGAEQEPWLTLLRTGELPAERPVPGAALVAPAWRDLLESARSGPATDYHLGLAQWHAGDRAQAVRSWERALGHGAGALPLYCLAVAESVAGETGRAADRYREACDEAARAAAEGGPPAGDWRPVLPALARETVPALLAAGRTDEAADLLADLPWADPADGRFRLLTAQVLLAQGRPAAAREIFDAGFEIAVLREGDEVLADTWYAIAERLVAGDGPVTEQVRARARAEHPLPERYDYRMRPV; encoded by the coding sequence GTGGTCACGAGAGTGCGACGCACCACCCTGACCCTCCCCACCGCCCCCCTCGGCCCCGACAACCCCCTCCCCGCGCTGCGCGACGGCCAGGACGGGCACCGCATCGAGATCCCCCGGGACGCCGGGCTGCCCGCCGACATGGCACGGCAGATCGGCCGTGCGCCGCTGCGCTCGATCCTGCCGACCCGGATGCGCGACGGCTACGGCCGCACCCGCCGAGCCGTCGACCACGAGGCGCTGGTCATCGAGAACGACCGGCTGCGCGCCACCGTCCTGCCCGGCCTCGGCGGCCGGGTGCACTCCCTGCACCACAAGCCCACCGGCCGTGAACTGCTCTACCGCAACCCGGTGTGCCAGCCCGCGGCCTTCGCCCTCAACGGCGCCTGGTTCTCCGGCGGCATCGAATGGAACATCGGCGCGCCCGGCCACACCACCCTCTCCTGTGACCCACTGCACGCCGCCCGTGTCCCGGCGCCGGACGGCGGCGAGATGCTGCGGCTGTGGGAGTGGGAACGGCTGCGCGACCTGGCCTTCCAGGTGGACCTGTGGCTGCCCGACGGCTCCGACTTCCTCCACGTGGGCGTCCGGATCCGCAATCCGCACCACCGCACGGTCCCCGTCTACTGGTGGTCCAACACCGCCGTTCCCGAAGGAGAGCGCACCCGGGTCCTGGCCCCCGCCGACGAGGCCTGGCACTTCGGCTACGAACGGAGCCTGCGCCGCGTCCCGGTCCCCGACGCCGACGGCGTCGACCGGACCTACCCGCTGCGCAGCGAGTTCCCCGCCGACTACTTCTACGAGGTGCCCGACGGCGCCCGCCGGTGGATCGCCTCCCTCGACGCCGACGGCCGCGGCCTGGTGCAGACCTCCACCGACACCCTGCGCGGCCGCAAGCTCTTCCTGTGGGGCGCGGGCCGGGGCGGGCGGCGCTGGCAGCAGTGGCTCACCGAGCCGGGCACCGGCGGCTACGCCGAGATCCAGGCAGGTCTGGCCCGTACCCAACTGGAGCACGTACCGCTGGACGCCGGTGGGGAGTTCACCTGGCTGGAGGCGTACGGGCCGCTGGCCGCCGATCCCGCGACGGTGCACGGCGCGGACTGGGGCGCGGCCCGCGAAGAGGCCGCGGCCCGGCTGCAGGCCGCCCTGCCCCGGGCGGACGTCGACGCCGCGTACGAGGCCTGGCTGCCCTGTGCCGACCAGGAACCGAAGGAGTCGCTGGCCACCGGCTCCGGCTGGGGCGCGCTGGAGTCCGCCCGCGCGGGCCTGGACCTGCCCGGTACGCCGTTCTCCGCGGCCACGCTGGGCGCGGAACAGGAGCCCTGGCTGACGCTGCTGCGCACCGGGGAGCTGCCGGCTGAGCGCCCCGTACCCGGAGCGGCGCTCGTCGCGCCGGCCTGGCGCGATCTGCTGGAGTCGGCCCGGTCGGGCCCGGCCACCGACTACCACCTGGGGCTCGCCCAATGGCACGCCGGCGACCGCGCCCAGGCCGTCCGCAGCTGGGAGCGTGCGCTCGGGCACGGGGCCGGTGCTCTGCCCCTGTACTGCCTGGCCGTTGCCGAATCGGTGGCGGGCGAGACGGGGCGGGCCGCCGACCGCTATCGGGAGGCCTGCGACGAAGCGGCGCGGGCGGCGGCGGAAGGGGGACCGCCCGCCGGGGACTGGCGGCCGGTGCTGCCCGCCCTCGCCCGGGAGACGGTGCCCGCGCTGCTCGCGGCCGGCCGTACCGACGAGGCGGCGGACCTGCTGGCGGACCTGCCGTGGGCCGATCCGGCCGACGGCCGCTTCCGGCTGCTGACCGCTCAGGTGCTGCTCGCCCAGGGGCGGCCGGCCGCGGCCCGGGAGATCTTCGACGCCGGCTTCGAGATCGCCGTGCTGCGGGAGGGCGACGAGGTGCTCGCCGACACCTGGTACGCGATCGCCGAGCGGCTGGTCGCCGGCGACGGGCCGGTCACCGAGCAGGTCCGCGCCCGGGCCAGGGCGGAGCATCCGCTCCCGGAGCGGTACGACTACCGGATGCGGCCGGTGTAG
- a CDS encoding arginase family protein translates to MRRTVLIDAPSNLGLRPPAPGTVPGCYKLAGALREQGLLRRLGALEGGVVVPPRYDLGEWREGDGDFNAAALAAYTGKLAPRVEEHVRSGDFPVVLGGDCSILLGVVLALRRLGRYGVAYLDGHGDFRHPGNVAVSGPLGAAAGEGLAQITGRGQADLTDIEGRRPYVRDEDLRALGLRDADEDQAELTALGIGHVPVGEIRRRGPEAVARDVLTHFAHPPLDGFWIHLDADVLDPSVMPAVDSPDPGGLLTGELRALMAPLAASPRCVGIDVTIYDPDRDPEGTGAALLAGLLEDLFAQP, encoded by the coding sequence ATGCGCCGGACCGTACTCATCGATGCCCCCTCCAACCTGGGACTGCGGCCGCCCGCGCCGGGCACCGTCCCCGGCTGCTACAAGCTCGCGGGCGCCCTGCGCGAACAGGGGCTGCTGCGCCGGCTGGGCGCGCTGGAGGGCGGTGTGGTGGTGCCGCCCCGCTACGACCTGGGGGAGTGGCGGGAGGGCGACGGGGACTTCAACGCCGCCGCCCTGGCCGCCTATACGGGCAAGCTCGCCCCGCGCGTCGAGGAGCACGTCCGCAGCGGCGACTTCCCGGTGGTGCTGGGCGGGGACTGCAGCATTCTGCTCGGGGTGGTGCTCGCGCTGCGGCGGCTGGGGCGGTACGGCGTGGCCTACCTCGACGGCCACGGCGACTTCCGGCACCCGGGCAATGTCGCGGTGTCCGGTCCGCTCGGTGCCGCGGCCGGCGAGGGGCTGGCGCAGATCACCGGGCGCGGGCAGGCGGATCTCACCGACATCGAGGGGCGGCGGCCGTACGTCCGCGACGAGGATCTGCGCGCACTGGGCCTGCGCGACGCGGACGAGGACCAGGCGGAGCTGACCGCCCTCGGCATCGGCCACGTCCCGGTCGGCGAGATCCGGCGGCGCGGTCCGGAGGCGGTGGCCCGCGACGTCCTCACCCACTTCGCGCACCCGCCGCTCGACGGCTTCTGGATCCATCTCGACGCGGACGTCCTCGACCCGTCCGTCATGCCGGCCGTCGACAGCCCCGACCCGGGCGGCCTGCTCACCGGCGAACTCCGCGCGCTGATGGCCCCGTTGGCCGCATCGCCGCGCTGTGTCGGCATCGACGTCACCATCTACGACCCGGACCGCGACCCCGAAGGGACCGGCGCCGCGCTGCTCGCCGGCCTCCTTGAGGACCTCTTTGCGCAACCCTGA